A window of the Desulforapulum autotrophicum HRM2 genome harbors these coding sequences:
- a CDS encoding lipocalin family protein — translation MKKLSILFLLFLLGCAGIPENITPVGNFKIERYLGRWYEIARLDHSFERGLTQVTADYTFRDDGGVSVLNRGFSVELDSWKEAEGKAYFVKGADQGYLKVSFWGPFYGSYIVFELDHENYQYSLVCGPSKSYLWVLARSPIIPERIKSTLLEQAAASGFDINKLIFVDHTESLDSNSAGARIPAADSQQ, via the coding sequence ATGAAAAAATTATCAATACTCTTTTTATTGTTTTTACTGGGATGTGCAGGAATTCCTGAAAATATAACACCCGTTGGTAATTTTAAAATAGAGAGATACCTGGGCAGGTGGTACGAAATTGCGCGGTTGGACCATTCATTTGAGCGGGGTTTAACGCAGGTTACAGCGGATTACACGTTTCGGGATGATGGTGGTGTAAGCGTCCTGAATCGAGGATTCTCAGTTGAATTAGACTCATGGAAAGAAGCCGAAGGAAAAGCTTATTTTGTAAAGGGAGCGGATCAGGGCTATCTGAAGGTTTCTTTTTGGGGACCCTTTTATGGCTCCTATATCGTTTTTGAACTTGATCACGAAAACTACCAGTATTCCCTTGTATGCGGCCCCAGCAAATCCTATTTATGGGTTTTGGCAAGAAGTCCAATAATCCCAGAGAGGATAAAATCCACACTCCTGGAACAGGCAGCTGCATCGGGATTTGACATCAATAAATTGATATTTGTCGATCATACCGAATCGTTGGATTCTAATTCAGCCGGTGCAAGGATTCCTGCGGCTGATTCCCAGCAGTAG